Genomic DNA from Deltaproteobacteria bacterium GWC2_65_14:
GGATGAGCGCCCTGACCGGAAGGATCCGCGCGAAGTTCCCGGTTTCGGTGGCCGAGGTCGGCTGCCGGGACCTGCTGCAGCGGGGGCGGATCGGCGTCGCGCTGGTGACGACCGACGCCCGGCTGGCCCAGTCGATGCTTGACAGGATCACCGACATTCTCGGCGGGGACGGCGAGGTGGAGATGACCGACCGCACGATCGAAATTCTCCGGATCGATGACGAAGCGCGATGAAGGGACGAGGGGACCGGCATGTCCGCGTCGCGGAGCGGATCCGGGAGGAGGTCTCCCTGCTTCTCCTGAACCGGGTGAAGGACCCCGGGACCGGCCCCGTCACCGTGACCGACGTGACGGTGACGCCCGATCTCCGGATGGCGCGGATCTTCTATTCCGTGCTCGGAGGGGAGGAGGAGCGGGCGGCCGCCCGGAAGGGCCTTCGGCGGTCGAAGGGTTTTCTCCGGCGGGAGCTGGGGCGCGTCCTGCAGATCCGGTACTCCCCCGACCTGACCTTCCTGTACGACGCCTCCTACGAGAAAGGGGCCCGGATCGACAGCCTCCTGAGGGAAGCCGGGTCGGACGGGGTCGCCGATGAGGAATGACCTCGAGCGGATCGTCCGCCTGTTCCGGGAGCGGGACCGGTTCCTGATCGCCTGCCACGAGAATCCGGAGGGGGACGCCATCGGGTCGGAGCTGGCGCTCGCCCTGGCGCTGCGGAAGACGGGGAAAACGGCGACGGTGCTGAACTCCGATCCCGTACCCGCGAACCTGAAGTTTCTGCCGGGGGCGGACACGGTCGTCTTCGACGGGGACGGGGACGGGTACGAGGTGGCGGTGGTGCTGGACTGCGGATCGCCCGAGCGGACTGGCCGGGTGGGGGCGGAGCTGCGGAAGTGCCCGCTGACGGTGAACATCGACCACCATGTGACGAACGGGCGGCACGGCGAGGTTTGCCTGGTCGATCCGGAAGCCGCGGCCACCGGCGTGCTGGTCTACCGGGTCCTGGACGCGATGGGGGTTCCGATCGATCCGGAGATCGCCGTGAACCTGTACGTGTCGATCCTGACGGACACGGGGTCGTTCCACTATTCCAACGCCAACCCGGAAGCCTTCGAGATCGCGGCGGAGATGGTACGGCGCGGAGTCGATCCCTGGAGCGTGTCGGAGCAGGTCTACGAGACCCGGAGCCGGGAAAGCATCGGGCTGCTC
This window encodes:
- a CDS encoding ribosome-binding factor A, which encodes MKGRGDRHVRVAERIREEVSLLLLNRVKDPGTGPVTVTDVTVTPDLRMARIFYSVLGGEEERAAARKGLRRSKGFLRRELGRVLQIRYSPDLTFLYDASYEKGARIDSLLREAGSDGVADEE